A single region of the Podospora pseudopauciseta strain CBS 411.78 chromosome 1, whole genome shotgun sequence genome encodes:
- a CDS encoding hypothetical protein (COG:S; EggNog:ENOG503P0NS) gives MTRSTILNNEIVAHANEESPLLPQSQRMGPPKDDAVPTLQKWRDYFMVDVSRDWADLILILCYLITGLLDSASISVWGSFVSMQTGNTVYIGLGLADPSASTRWLKSGTSLLSFLLGSFLFSRFHRFFSAKRRWVLCASFTAQLLLIVVAACMVTLAGSDVHPESVAWYVLVPIALVAFQSCGQAVMSRALKYNALTSVVLTSIYCDLFSDADLFAVHNAERNRRVAAPLSLLLGAFLGGKLANTEFGVAGALWAAAGLKLIVVVIWIFWPADPSLDEAV, from the exons ATGACGCGATCAaccatcctcaacaacgAGATTGTGGCCCACGCCAACGAAGAGAGCCCTCTCCTGCCACAATCGCAAAGAATGGGACCGCCAAAAGACGATGCCGTGCCGACGCTTCAAAAATGGCGGGATTACTTCATGGTGGACGTGAGCCGTGATTGGGCCGATCTCATTCTCATCCTCTGCTATCTCATCACCGGCCTCCTCGACAGCGCCTCGATATCAGTATGGGGGAGTTTTGTGTCTATGCAAACGG GAAACACCGTCTATATCGGCCTCGGCCTGGCCGacccctcggcctcgacccGCTGGCTCAAATCCggcacctccctcctctccttcctcctgggatccttcctcttctcccgctTCCAccgcttcttctcggccaaACGCCGCTGGGTCCTCTGCGCGTCCTTCACcgcccaactcctcctcatcgtcgtgGCCGCCTGCATGGTCACGCTGGCGGGCTCGGACGTGCACCCCGAGTCGGTCGCCTGGTACGTCCTCGTGCCCATCGCGCTGGTGGCGTTTCAGAGCTGCGGGCAGGCTGTCATGAGCCGGGCGCTCAAGTACAATGCGCTCACGAGCGTGGTGCTGACGAGCATCTACTGTGACTTGTTCTCCGATGCGGACTTGTTCGCGGTGCACAATGCGGAACGGAATCGGAGGGTGGCGGCGCCGTTGTCGCTGCTGCTCGGTGCGTTTTTGGGAGGGAAGCTGGCGAACACAGAGTTTGGGGTCGCCGGGGCGTTGTGGGCAGCGGCTGGGTTGAAGTtgattgtggtggtgatttgGATATTCTGGCCGGCTGACCCGTCGTTGGATGAGGCGGTTTAA
- a CDS encoding hypothetical protein (EggNog:ENOG503NUDY; COG:G), protein MRFSSNSLLLGAVALVSAIPVQDSPRQRLLDGKPLPGKYRSKNPYTPGYRDPYDTAVDSIGKGLDPLPWRNGDGASVLGPWNRERARQNPDLVRPPSTDSGNIPNLRWSFVDSHIRIEEGGWTRQTTIRELPTSIELAGVNMRLDHGAIRELHWHKEAEWAYVLSGSVRVTALDYEGGNFIDDLSQGDLWYFPSGVPHSLQGLDPNGTEFLLIFDDGRFSEESTFILTDWFAHTPKSVISKNFHLAPEVFERVPKREKYIFQGSKPGSIEEEEPKGKNVKKSKYQFTHRMLEQEAHVTSGGKVRITDSKNFPISKTVAAAHLEMEVGSLREMHWHPNADEWSFFIRGRARVTVFAAEGTARTFDYQAGDVGIVPKNMGHFIENIGDEPLEVLEIFRADEFRDFSLFQWLGETPRRMVVDTLFADDKEAGEKFLKEIDNPVKDEITLPDIKNDEEEDDL, encoded by the exons ATGCGTTTTTCCAGCAattcccttcttctcggaGCAGTAGCCCTGGTCTCTGCCATTCCCGTCCAGGACAGTCCTCGCCAGAGGCTTCTCGACGGCAAACCGCTTCCTGGCAAATACCGGAGCAAGAATCCATATACCCCCGGCTATCGTGATCCCTATGACACAGCCGTGGATTCTATCGGTAAGGGCCTCGACCCCTTGCCCTGGCGCAATGGCGATGGCGCCTCAGTTCTTGGTCCGTGGAACAGAGAGCGAGCAAGACAAAATCCAGACCTCGTCCGTCCCCCTTCCACAGACAGCGGTaacatccccaacctccgCTGGAGTTTCGTAGACTCCCACATCAGAATCGAG GAAGGAGGTTGGACCCGGCAAACCACCATCCGCGAGCTCCCCACCTCAATCGAGCTCGCCGGCGTAAACATGCGCCTCGACCACGGCGCCATCCGCGAGCTCCACTGGCACAAAGAAGCCGAGTGGGCCTATGTCTTGTCAGGCTCCGTCCGCGTGACAGCCCTGGACTACGAAGGCGGCAACTTTATCGACGACCTCTCCCAAGGCGACCTGTGGTACTTCCCCTCCGGTGTCCCCCATTCCCTCCAAGGCCTCGACCCCAACGGGACCGaattcctcctcatctttgACGACGGCCGCTTCTCGGAAGAAAGCACGTTTATCCTCACCGACTGGTTCGCGCACACGCCCAAGAGCGTGATAAGCAAGAACTTCCACCTCGCCCCCGAGGTGTTTGAGAGGGTGCCCAAGAGGGAGAAGTACATCTTCCAGGGGAGCAAACCGGGGAGcatagaggaggaggagccaaAGGGGAAGAATGTCAAGAAGAGCAAGTACCAGTTCACGCATCGGATGCTGGAGCAGGAGGCGCACGTGACGAGCggggggaaggtgaggatTACGGACTCGAAGAATTTCCCGATCAGCAAgacggtggcggcggcgcatCTGGAAATGGAGGTGGGGAGCCTGAGGGAGATGCATTGGCATCCCAATGCGGACGAGTGGAGCTTTTTCATcagggggagggcgagggtgacGGTTTTTGCGGCCGAGGGGACGGCGAGGACGTTTGACTACCAGGCTGGGGACGTGGGCATTGTGCCGAAGAATATGGGGCACTTTATTGAGAATATTGGGGATGAGCcgttggaggtgttggagattTTTAGGGCGGATGAGTTTAGAGACTTCTCGCTTTTCCAATGGTTGGGCGAGACGCCGAGAAGGATGGTGGTTGATACCTTGTTTGCGGATGACAAGGAGGCCGGGGAGAAGTTTTTGAAGGAGATAGACAATCCGGTCAAGGATGAAATTACGCTGCCAGATATTAAGaatgacgaggaagaagacgactTGTAA
- a CDS encoding hypothetical protein (COG:O; EggNog:ENOG503Q4AT) yields MVRCWPRRSKKSAAEKSAKSGSATSLTSGSTAADKSKTEQAEVKKEEKKEEKTEEKKEDKKEDKKEDKKEEDKTGEKTEEKKDEEKSDEDKEEEEKPKVQVGSISQRKDIYKGPVEDGEWTWVDKYPDGVEEAAENEETATYAVVVRNMKSQDSRKKLEAHSIVVQSPWLRDALSEIMADYPGVACELSRLEFEAPFKPFVHRWAEFTKYMEKPDLEEKTKEHMKILYDILNYEIGDNIKTFQDYVKNGVVCFKDLWMIFQPGTIVLSAYLGPISGFEMVETEYMANNCGKFLQVRCDCVDYGGKEFGRYQEAINIPEFLGTKKITGLKVYPFHFHEKKEEITAQLLKRGTIFEKLAGHHYREYSGRAITWNREGNEVDIQITGRIVVDIESFNRFSPWRVRYLNDFNATDIERFNKHKVESGIESEEFVMPDYYKMLCRSRTRGYSLKYKKWVDFFLEQITDVRWNTTAFDRLVLPADQKELILSFTEAQLAGDSFDDIIAGKGKGIICLLSGPPGVGKTLTAEAVAENLRVPLHMLSSGDLGSDPWEVERELNSILELVSRWNAVLLLDECDVFLEARSNHEIERNKIVTIFLRTLEYYEGIMFLTTNRCGEIDAAFQSRIHVSIEYPDLTVSARKIIWKNFLRNSTIKSNLTDKDISELSELKLNGRQIKNVLKTASLLARRRKSDTLERQFIETVLIIEKKRPGAPQQMMHYM; encoded by the coding sequence ATGGTTCGTTGCTGGCCCCGCCGCTCCAAGAAGAGCGCCGCCGAGAAATCGGCAAAGAGTGGGTCCGctacctccctcacctccgggtccaccgccgccgacaagTCGAAGACGGAGCAAGcagaggtgaagaaggaggagaagaaggaggagaagacagaggagaagaaggaagacaagaaggaagacaagaaggaagacaagaaggaagaggacaaGACAGGGGAAAAGacagaagagaagaaggacgaggagaagagcgatgaggacaaggaggaggaggagaaaccCAAGGTTCAAGTAGGGAGCATCAGTCAAAGGAAGGACATCTACAAGGGTCCAGTGGAAGATGGAGAGTGGACCTGGGTCGACAAGTATCCagatggtgtcgaggaggctgctgagaATGAGGAGACGGCCACCTACGCTGTCGTTGTCCGCAACATGAAGAGTCAGGACAGCcgcaagaagctggaggcgCACAGCATCGTGGTGCAGAGCCCATGGCTCCGCGATGCTCTCTCCGAGATCATGGCCGACTATCCCGGTGTTGCCTGCGAGCTCAGCCGGCTAGAGTTCGAGGCGCCCTTCAAGCCCTTTGTTCACCGATGGGCCGAGTTCACCAAGTACATGGAGAAGCCCGACCTCGAGGAGAAGACCAAGGAGCACATGAAGATCCTCTACGACATCCTCAACTACGAGATCGGCGACAACATCAAGACTTTCCAGGACTATGTTAAGAATGGTGTTGTCTGCTTCAAGGATCTGTGGATGATCTTCCAGCCCGGAACCATTGTCCTCTCTGCCTACCTCGGTCCCATTTCCGGCTTCGAGATGGTAGAAACCGAGTACATGGCCAACAACTGCGGCAAGTTCCTTCAGGTCCGTTGCGACTGTGTCGATTATGGCGGCAAGGAATTCGGCCGCTACCAGGAGGCCATCAATATCCCTGAATTCCTCGGCACCAAGAAGATCACCGGTCTCAAGGTTTAccccttccacttccacGAGAAGAAAGAGGAGATCACCGCCCAGCTTCTCAAGCGTGGAACCATCTTCGAGAAGCTGGCTGGTCACCACTATAGGGAATACTCTGGACGCGCCATTACTTGGAACAGAGAAGGCAACGAGGTCGACATCCAGATTACTGGGAGGATCGTGGTGGATATCGAAAGCTTCAACCGCTTCAGCCCTTGGCGGGTGAGGTACCTCAATGACTTCAACGCCACCGACATCGAGCGCTTCAACAAGCACAAGGTCGAGAGCGGCATCGAATCCGAGGAATTTGTCATGCCTGACTACTACAAGATGCTCTGCCGTTCGCGAACCCGCGGGTACAGTCTGAAGTACAAGAAGTGGGTCGACTTTTTCCTGGAACAGATCACAGACGTGAGATGGAACACTACTGCCTTTGACAGGCTGGTGCTTCCCGCCGACCAGAAGGAGCTCATCCTGTCCTTCACAGAAGCCCAGCTCGCGGGTGACAGCTTCGACGATATCATCgccggcaagggcaagggcatcATCTGCCTGCTCTCTGGTCCTCCTGGTGTTGGTAAGACGTTGACAGCTGAGGCCGTGGCGGAGAACCTCAGGGTGCCACTTCACATGCTAAGCTCTGGTGATCTTGGGTCTGATCCATGGGAGGTCGAGCGGGAGCTGAACTCCATCTTAGAGTTGGTCTCGAGATGGAACGCCGTCTTGCTCCTCGATGAGTGCGATGTCTTCCTCGAGGCCCGCAGCAACCACGAGATTGAGCGCAACAAGATCGtcaccatcttcctccgGACCTTGGAGTACTATGAGGGCATCATGTTCCTGACGACTAACCGCTGCGGCGAGATCGATGCGGCCTTCCAGTCACGTATCCACGTGAGCATCGAGTACCCTGATCTTACGGTGTCTGCTCGCAAGATCATCTGGAAGAATTTCCTCCGGAATTCGACCATCAAGAGCAACCTCACTGACAAGGACATCAGTGAGCTTTCCGAGCTCAAGCTCAATGGTCGGCAGATCAAGAACGTGCTCAAGACGGCAAGCTTGTTGGccaggagaaggaagagcgACACCTTGGAGCGGCAGTTCATTGAGACGGTCCTCATCATTGAGAAGAAGCGGCCTGGTGCTCCTCAGCAGATGATGCACTATATGTAA
- a CDS encoding hypothetical protein (COG:S; EggNog:ENOG503PDCQ): MPAPSSDPLPLSLCDFALPIFCNGLGALLHILEEGRRFANKQGLNADKVTVFMNLDRMTGNQWDLDGPFNNNEKTFEELEMRVSMAQLEVREVMKERPHKRDEDLVDM; this comes from the exons ATGCCCGCACCGTCTTCAGATCCTCTCCCGCTCTCGCTCTGCGACTTCGCACTCCCCATCTTTTGCAACGGTCTAGGTGCTCTTCTTCATATTTTGGAGGAAGGCAGGAGATTTGCAAACAAACAGGGCCTCAACGCGGACAAAGT AACAGTCTTTATGAATCTCGACAGAATGACAGGTAACCAGTGGGACCTGGATGGCcctttcaacaacaacgagaaGACATTCGAGGAATTGGAGATGAGAGTCTCGATGGCTCAGCTCGAGGTGAGAGAGGTGATGAAGGAGCGTCCTCATAAGAGGGACGAAGACCTTGTAGACATGTGA
- the RPL10A_1 gene encoding 60S ribosomal protein L10A (EggNog:ENOG503NUHC; COG:J) — protein MRLSAQISRFGRSPGFWDRACQRFPTTVSHSEDLAKKIINVKSTISFRLRKNLCIAMAIGNVDMTTEQLVANIMITINYLVSCLKKGWSNVNSTVIKVDHVASSLSFLRQSFCGCASTF, from the exons ATGCGTTTGTCTGCTCAGATATCAAGGTTCGGGAGATCCCCAGGGTTTTGGGACCGGGCTTGTCAAAGG TTCCCTACAACGGTCTCACACAGCGAGGACCTCGCGAAGAAGATAATCAACGTCAAGTCCACCATCAGCTTCAGGCTGCGCAAGAACCTCTGCATTGCCATGGCCATTGGTAATGTGGACATGACCACGGAGCAGTTGGTGGCCAACATCATGATCACCATCAACTACCTGGTGTCATGCCTCAAGAAGGGATGGTCCAACGTCAACAGCACTGTCATCAAAGTCGACCATGTCGCGTCCTCGTTATCTTTTCTAAGACAATCATTTTGCGGCTGCGCTTCTACATTTTGA
- a CDS encoding hypothetical protein (COG:O; EggNog:ENOG503P08X), whose translation MGAPKKSIVPTTSSTTTPSSTKRKQPHASASNNDDSKTPTKKQRLSQPKEEKRLRRFRPKPPQSFHDLHARALTQRFFILSRQRTTPSSLESSPASEIIELTGSTGNIYTILISLLPTCTCPHFARTNQQCKHIIYVLSRVLRCPAHLVYQLAFLTTELNQIFAGAPPIVSGGANNNNNNKEDGKRKPVEGDCLICFEELDTATKKEEIVWCKAACGQNVHKQCFDMWAATKRGQRRGEVTCPYCRSVWEKESEGEMVKKVNREKGKRSADGGGYVNVAEQLGISPVRDTSSYSRWWSGHPSGYRDGYYY comes from the exons ATGGGTGCCCCCAAAAAGTCCATTGTCCCCACAAcgtcatcaaccacaactcCATCATCCACCAAGCGCAAGCAACCCCACGCCTCTGCCAGCAACAATGACGATTCCAAAACCCCTACTAAAAAACAACGTCTCTCCCAACCCAAGGAAGAGAAACGCCTTCGCCG TTTCCGgcccaaacctccccaatcCTTCCACGACCTCCACGCCCGCGCCTTAACCCAACGCTTCTTCATCCTATCCCGCCAACGCACCACCCCTTCATCCCTCGAATCCAGCCCCGCATCCGAAATAATCGAACTCACGGGCTCAACAGGCAACATCTACaccatcctcatctccctcctccccacctgCACATGCCCCCACTTTGCAAGAACAAACCAGCAGTGCAAACACATCATCTACGTCCTCTCCCGCGTCCTCCGCTGCCCTGCCCATCTAGTCTACCAACTCGCTTTTCTCACTACCGAGCTCAACCAAATCTTTGCTGGGGCTCCACCCATCGTTTCTGGCGGcgcaaacaacaacaacaacaacaaagaagATGGCAAACGCAAACCAGTCGAAGGAGATTGCCTTATTTGCTTCGAGGAGCTTGACACAGCAacaaagaaggaggagattgtcTGGTGCAAAGCCGCCTGCGGACAGAACGTCCACAAGCAATGTTTTGACATGTGGGCTGCTACCAAACGGGGGCAACGCAGAGGGGAGGTGACGTGTCCGTATTGTAGGAGCGTGTGGGAAAAGGAgtcggagggggagatggtgaagaaggtgaacAGGGAGAAGGGCAAGAGGAGcgcggatggtggtgggtatgTCAATGTGGCGGAGCAGTTGGGAATTAGTCCAGTTAGAG ATACAAGCAGCTATTCAAGGTGGTGGTCAGGGCATCCGAGTGGTTATCGGGATGGTTACTACTACTAG